From Zavarzinella sp., one genomic window encodes:
- a CDS encoding ABC transporter substrate-binding protein, with amino-acid sequence MRKIPAPTGTILLAIGLTFFVSAIYGQPPRKEVEDGPNVPMVPVPPPQNPEAGNNNPANPVPVQVGTMQEELNKTTNTTARNLFRTLLIPYDTLQSNFAGGATFQTELLPFRKLPEQEFEFGKLDTTLQKSTQFKMNTGSGFDLIPFELMVLKKVDFFLQNTKTGLERPDQLNVALRAVAVAYKNHQRWVTSGKRAGEGWAEVGDQLKAQMLKLQRQTFTAYIAAEKYDQALEIGLQLYTENLNDIDIQKDFFGFQLMRAQKTLKNPSDQELLSLRETLLNYEQLPGKKDSALIATGRRWLNQRAQILVNEALKLDQMNQTAAALNRLRQAETIAPELEAIPAARGKIRGKVLYVGVAELPQKMSPLTAYNQAEQWAVELMFEGLLTNIPTRDSARYQPQLITRLPGAESLRRTVQLHNNVRWGKSEASHLTSADIRETLRVLQSDTFLGRNAATNTHLIDKLERLGDPNQLTLFLQHGLIDPHITMQWKVLPMNYLRSQGMNADDDRFAREPFGSGPYRYINREQEIRKKEAVVFRANTDYGLRTNLFGLPNIHEIRFVEVNESSIAEEVVAGQLHYLPDAPPALAQQVKSSQVLRNHLNVIPITHNRRISMLAINHRRPELQNEKFRQGIMAAIDREKILNDHFRSGDKTAHQALTGPVPLNSWATPKNARQVSLFRPGSEALFTDALPANKSVRLRLAFLARDPNMINICGELKAQIEAAGGQVNNENRIQIDLQPLDATRFREKVHLERDFDLALTHHEYADDWFDLNSLLDANAVGRAERNFLGYLDRSTNPSDADRRFASLLDSRLRFRNFEEFRQRTWDTHQSFNQRVPFVPLWQIDRFALVHHQLEIHLERADDRPDLTVMNPAVGFTNVQWWKLK; translated from the coding sequence ATGAGGAAAATACCTGCACCTACAGGCACCATCCTGCTGGCAATCGGTTTGACTTTTTTCGTTTCAGCAATTTACGGTCAACCGCCTCGAAAAGAAGTGGAAGATGGCCCGAATGTGCCGATGGTTCCAGTGCCTCCACCCCAGAATCCCGAGGCGGGCAACAATAATCCCGCTAATCCGGTTCCGGTTCAAGTGGGCACGATGCAGGAAGAGCTGAACAAAACTACCAACACAACGGCCCGCAACCTTTTTCGCACTTTGTTAATCCCATACGACACACTGCAATCCAACTTTGCAGGTGGGGCTACTTTCCAGACCGAATTGCTGCCTTTTCGCAAATTACCTGAGCAGGAATTCGAATTCGGTAAACTCGATACGACCCTGCAAAAATCGACCCAGTTCAAGATGAATACTGGTTCTGGATTCGACTTGATCCCATTTGAACTGATGGTGTTAAAAAAAGTAGATTTTTTTCTGCAAAACACCAAAACTGGCCTGGAACGACCAGATCAATTGAATGTAGCGCTGCGTGCTGTGGCGGTGGCCTATAAAAACCACCAGCGATGGGTAACCAGCGGCAAGCGCGCTGGCGAAGGCTGGGCAGAGGTGGGCGACCAGTTGAAAGCCCAGATGTTAAAACTGCAACGTCAGACTTTCACGGCATACATTGCCGCAGAAAAGTACGATCAGGCATTAGAAATCGGGCTTCAACTCTACACCGAAAATCTGAACGATATCGACATTCAAAAAGATTTCTTTGGTTTTCAGTTAATGCGGGCTCAGAAAACGCTGAAAAACCCATCCGATCAGGAATTGCTGAGCTTACGGGAAACATTGCTGAATTATGAGCAGTTGCCTGGCAAAAAAGACTCTGCCTTAATCGCCACTGGTCGCAGGTGGTTGAATCAGCGGGCGCAGATTCTGGTGAATGAGGCACTGAAGCTGGATCAGATGAACCAGACCGCTGCTGCGTTGAATCGACTCCGACAGGCGGAAACGATCGCACCTGAGCTGGAGGCAATACCAGCCGCACGTGGGAAAATCCGTGGGAAGGTGCTTTACGTTGGAGTAGCCGAACTTCCACAGAAAATGTCACCCCTGACCGCTTATAATCAGGCAGAGCAGTGGGCTGTCGAACTGATGTTTGAAGGCTTGTTGACGAATATTCCCACTCGGGATTCCGCCCGATATCAGCCGCAGTTAATTACTCGCCTGCCAGGTGCAGAATCTCTTCGCCGGACAGTCCAGTTGCACAACAATGTTCGGTGGGGCAAATCTGAAGCCAGCCACCTCACTTCGGCTGATATCCGCGAGACACTACGGGTATTGCAATCCGATACTTTTCTTGGGCGAAATGCTGCCACAAATACGCACTTGATCGACAAACTGGAGCGGTTGGGAGATCCCAATCAACTGACCTTATTTCTGCAGCATGGTTTAATCGATCCCCATATCACGATGCAATGGAAAGTCTTACCAATGAACTACTTACGTTCGCAAGGAATGAATGCAGACGATGATCGTTTTGCCCGCGAACCGTTTGGCAGTGGGCCGTATCGCTACATCAACCGCGAGCAGGAAATTCGCAAGAAGGAAGCGGTGGTTTTTCGGGCGAATACTGATTACGGTTTACGCACCAACCTGTTTGGTTTGCCCAACATTCATGAAATCCGCTTTGTGGAGGTGAATGAATCGAGCATTGCGGAAGAAGTGGTTGCTGGACAGTTACATTATCTGCCCGATGCCCCACCTGCGCTGGCACAGCAGGTCAAGAGTTCCCAAGTGTTACGAAATCATCTCAACGTAATACCAATCACCCACAATAGGCGGATCAGCATGCTGGCGATCAATCATCGTCGACCGGAATTGCAGAATGAAAAGTTTCGACAGGGAATCATGGCAGCAATCGATCGTGAAAAAATTCTGAACGACCACTTTCGAAGTGGGGACAAAACTGCCCACCAGGCACTTACTGGTCCAGTCCCACTGAATTCGTGGGCGACACCGAAGAATGCGAGACAGGTTTCCCTGTTTCGGCCGGGTTCGGAAGCACTGTTTACAGACGCACTGCCAGCGAATAAATCTGTGCGGTTACGATTGGCATTTTTGGCCCGTGATCCCAACATGATCAATATCTGTGGAGAGTTGAAAGCCCAGATTGAAGCCGCAGGTGGGCAGGTGAACAACGAAAATCGCATTCAAATTGATCTGCAACCGCTGGATGCCACCCGATTTCGGGAAAAAGTGCATCTGGAACGCGATTTTGACCTCGCATTGACCCACCACGAGTATGCAGATGACTGGTTTGACCTGAACTCTCTTTTAGATGCGAATGCTGTGGGCAGAGCAGAACGGAACTTTCTTGGCTATCTGGATCGTTCGACCAATCCCAGTGATGCTGATCGACGCTTTGCATCGTTACTTGATTCTCGGCTGCGGTTTCGCAATTTTGAAGAGTTCCGCCAACGTACGTGGGATACCCACCAGTCGTTTAACCAGCGGGTGCCATTTGTGCCACTCTGGCAGATCGATCGCTTTGCATTGGTACATCACCAACTGGAAATTCACCTGGAACGAGCCGATGATCGACCTGATTTGACCGTAATGAACCCGGCTGTAGGTTTTACGAATGTGCAATGGTGGAAATTAAAATAG
- a CDS encoding cephalosporin hydroxylase family protein has translation MSFEEEMQARLAEYPHKPELQAAAKQFMQETIREKYSYHFHWLGRPIIQYPQDIVKMQELIWAVQPDLIIETGVAHGGSLIFHASMLAILDQCDARQTGKGANKSLPRKVLGIDIDIRPHNRSAIEAHPLSSYIELLQGSSIDPTITSQVSATAQKYEKVLICLDSNHTHDHVYEELLAYAPLTSVSSYCVVFDGVVEDLPSELIVDRPWGKGNNPKTAVHAYLKHLENHPTVGQDGKPLSFEIDHTTDSQLLISVAPEGYLKRLG, from the coding sequence ATGTCATTTGAAGAAGAAATGCAGGCCCGCCTGGCAGAGTATCCGCACAAACCTGAGTTGCAAGCCGCAGCAAAGCAGTTCATGCAGGAAACGATTCGGGAAAAATATTCTTACCACTTTCACTGGTTGGGCAGGCCGATCATCCAATATCCCCAGGATATTGTGAAGATGCAGGAACTGATCTGGGCGGTTCAACCCGATCTGATCATTGAAACTGGCGTGGCACATGGTGGGTCGTTGATTTTTCATGCGTCGATGCTGGCAATTCTCGATCAATGCGACGCACGTCAAACGGGAAAGGGAGCGAACAAGTCATTGCCACGCAAAGTGTTAGGGATTGATATTGATATTCGACCCCATAACCGCAGTGCAATCGAAGCCCACCCTCTATCCAGCTATATCGAGCTGCTGCAGGGATCATCGATTGATCCCACAATCACCAGCCAGGTGAGTGCCACGGCACAGAAATATGAAAAAGTATTAATCTGTCTCGATTCCAACCACACGCACGACCACGTTTATGAAGAACTACTGGCGTATGCACCACTGACGAGTGTGAGCAGTTATTGTGTCGTCTTCGATGGTGTGGTAGAAGATCTGCCATCGGAATTGATTGTTGATCGGCCCTGGGGCAAGGGAAACAACCCGAAAACAGCAGTTCATGCCTACTTAAAGCACCTGGAAAATCACCCCACCGTGGGGCAGGATGGAAAACCACTATCTTTTGAAATCGACCACACAACTGATTCACAGTTGCTGATTTCTGTGGCGCCCGAAGGTTATTTGAAGCGGTTAGGCTGA
- a CDS encoding class I SAM-dependent methyltransferase has translation MSKVLYKVDKLPLFQNKVYPTYEQAITAEVGSLELVHHPVTGHIYNQLFESERVIYDIHYDNEQSHSAAFQAHLKDVAQLIIQEMGKDNLVEVGCGKGFFLDLLLAQGCDVTGFDPSFAGDHPRIRRKYFAPEDQFQANGLVLRHVLEHILHPHQFLQMLRVANGGHGLIYIEVPCLDWIISNGTWWDIFYEHVNYFRLSDLTGMFDNVHAAGRCFGEQYLYLIADLGSLRTNFEIRHEFSSESLKCLQPIIDTAKIDPTKEVVWGAASKGVIYSLHRKRLCLPVKQIVDINPNKQGKYLPVTGLQVQSPAECLSMMPADTVIRIMNSNYLNEIQQSTGNRFQYETI, from the coding sequence ATGAGTAAGGTGCTATACAAGGTCGACAAACTGCCCTTGTTTCAGAACAAAGTGTACCCCACCTACGAACAGGCAATCACAGCCGAAGTGGGATCGTTGGAACTTGTGCACCATCCGGTTACAGGTCATATCTACAACCAGCTATTTGAATCGGAACGTGTGATTTACGACATTCATTACGACAACGAGCAATCTCACAGTGCCGCATTTCAGGCCCACCTGAAGGATGTGGCACAGTTGATCATTCAAGAGATGGGAAAGGACAATCTTGTCGAGGTGGGGTGCGGCAAAGGCTTCTTCCTCGACCTCCTGCTAGCTCAGGGGTGCGATGTTACTGGGTTTGATCCCTCGTTTGCAGGTGACCACCCACGGATCCGCAGAAAATACTTTGCCCCAGAAGATCAATTTCAAGCCAATGGCCTTGTTTTGCGGCATGTTCTGGAACATATCCTGCACCCGCACCAGTTTTTGCAGATGTTGCGGGTTGCGAATGGCGGGCATGGGTTGATCTACATTGAAGTCCCTTGCCTGGACTGGATTATCAGCAACGGTACGTGGTGGGATATTTTCTATGAACATGTGAACTATTTTCGGCTTTCCGACCTGACCGGAATGTTTGACAACGTACATGCTGCAGGTCGTTGTTTTGGAGAGCAGTACCTGTACCTCATTGCTGACCTGGGTAGTTTACGCACTAATTTTGAGATTCGGCATGAATTTTCAAGCGAGAGTCTAAAGTGTCTGCAGCCAATTATCGATACAGCCAAAATCGACCCCACAAAAGAAGTGGTGTGGGGGGCAGCTTCCAAAGGTGTTATTTATTCATTGCATCGCAAGCGTCTGTGCCTGCCAGTGAAGCAGATCGTGGATATTAATCCTAACAAACAGGGAAAATATTTACCAGTCACCGGTTTACAGGTTCAGTCGCCCGCGGAATGTCTCAGCATGATGCCCGCCGATACCGTAATTCGCATTATGAACAGCAATTACTTGAACGAAATCCAACAATCTACCGGAAACCGTTTCCAATACGAGACTATCTGA
- a CDS encoding NAD(P)-dependent oxidoreductase, whose protein sequence is MPRKIFVTGGTGYLGSHVVQHLVETGHDVTVMTRSHLPTKPVWWLGVKSIQVPDIREVTTDQWQQFLPHHDLVVHLAWDVEPGKYLHSKTNQEYADATLKMALVVQELAIPRFVGVGTCLEYRPKNAPLEVDDPVDPSSLYAECKLNTCNKLRQLFTASGTQFAWARVFFLYGGDEKPQRLGGYLHQQLRQALPVKLTSGIQIRDYLPVDVAGTNIAKLALSNYCGVANICSGNATTVRELAESIADLYGRRDFLQFGALPDNPNEIPMIVGRKTEFS, encoded by the coding sequence ATGCCAAGAAAAATCTTTGTTACTGGTGGAACAGGTTACCTTGGCAGCCATGTTGTGCAGCACCTGGTAGAAACTGGCCACGATGTCACTGTAATGACCCGGAGTCATTTGCCTACAAAGCCTGTGTGGTGGCTTGGGGTAAAATCGATCCAGGTTCCGGATATCAGGGAAGTTACGACCGATCAGTGGCAACAATTTCTCCCCCACCACGATCTGGTGGTGCATCTCGCGTGGGATGTTGAACCAGGGAAATATCTGCACAGCAAAACGAATCAAGAATACGCTGATGCCACTCTGAAAATGGCTTTAGTGGTTCAGGAATTAGCCATTCCAAGATTCGTTGGGGTAGGCACCTGCCTTGAATATCGCCCTAAAAATGCCCCATTGGAAGTGGATGATCCCGTGGATCCTTCATCCTTGTATGCAGAATGTAAGTTAAACACCTGCAATAAGTTACGACAATTGTTTACTGCTTCAGGCACACAATTCGCCTGGGCGAGAGTTTTTTTTCTGTACGGAGGCGACGAAAAGCCACAACGTCTGGGTGGCTACCTGCACCAACAACTTCGTCAGGCACTTCCTGTAAAGTTGACCTCTGGAATCCAAATTCGCGATTATCTGCCAGTGGATGTGGCAGGAACAAATATTGCCAAATTGGCATTAAGCAATTATTGTGGGGTGGCCAACATTTGTTCCGGCAATGCCACCACCGTGCGGGAATTGGCAGAATCTATTGCCGATCTGTACGGTAGAAGGGATTTTCTGCAGTTTGGTGCATTGCCAGACAATCCCAACGAAATCCCAATGATCGTGGGCAGAAAAACGGAGTTTTCATGA
- a CDS encoding alpha/beta fold hydrolase — translation MADKAYTIHHYHCSDGYQCAFRHYPAPNAKTRLILLHGIQSHAGWYERSCTQLAARGIECYFLDRRGSGLNTDNRGDCPSFRRLLDDIAEFIKQLPQGGTTSLAAISWGGKLGVGFQYRHPGLVQKLALLCPGLFPKVGLSLMKRLWIGRCALRAPTKLFDIPLNDPNLFTTSETWREFIRNDSLALHQATARMLFQSNSLDIYLRRARKWLKLPVLLQLASEDQIIDNAQTRRYIERSPSNSKIIEYAGAHHTLEFEPENHPFVEDLATFLLQE, via the coding sequence ATGGCGGACAAGGCATACACCATCCACCATTACCACTGCAGCGATGGCTATCAGTGTGCATTTCGGCATTATCCCGCCCCCAATGCGAAAACGCGTTTAATTTTGCTGCACGGGATCCAAAGCCACGCTGGCTGGTATGAACGATCGTGTACCCAGCTTGCCGCACGCGGGATTGAATGCTATTTTCTCGACCGCCGTGGCAGTGGGCTGAATACAGATAATCGTGGTGATTGCCCCAGTTTCCGACGGTTGTTGGATGATATTGCCGAATTTATCAAGCAGTTACCGCAAGGTGGTACCACTTCATTAGCCGCAATCAGTTGGGGTGGGAAGCTGGGTGTCGGTTTTCAATATCGGCACCCTGGGCTGGTGCAGAAACTTGCCTTACTTTGCCCAGGCTTGTTCCCCAAAGTGGGGCTGTCATTAATGAAGCGACTCTGGATTGGACGGTGTGCGTTGCGGGCACCCACGAAGCTGTTCGATATCCCTCTGAACGACCCGAATTTGTTTACCACCAGTGAAACCTGGCGGGAATTCATACGCAACGATTCCTTGGCATTGCACCAGGCTACCGCACGAATGTTGTTTCAAAGTAACAGCCTGGATATTTATCTGCGGCGTGCACGAAAGTGGTTGAAATTGCCCGTATTACTCCAACTGGCATCTGAAGACCAGATTATTGACAATGCCCAAACCAGACGTTACATCGAACGTAGTCCCAGCAATTCAAAGATTATCGAATACGCAGGTGCCCACCACACGTTGGAATTTGAACCAGAAAATCACCCGTTTGTGGAAGACCTGGCAACCTTTTTGCTGCAAGAGTAA
- a CDS encoding enolase C-terminal domain-like protein — protein MKPVSIVAHKIRLPLKKVIKHASHVRHDTENIIVRVQLPDGTGGWGEGVPREYVTGESADVGLDLLTQAGISDQLAPVESFSQVLALVEKLELPTVAGDDRRVMGNAARCALELALLDAYGKVYGEPLCNVAKELAPELYQFQNEVYYSGAITSARKGLKIRLASWRMRIYGFRSIKVKVGMEGYDDPKRLRMIRNRVGKNVALRVDANEAWSPDEAVAKIQELEPSNLISVEQPIPHENCAALPAIRKQVKTPIMLDESLCGMIDARTAAENGYADAFNLRISKCGGLIPTIRLAQFAQQHGIRYQLGCQVGESAILSAAGRQFATCIKDLLAIEGSFDRHLVQYPLSKEDITFGYGGKAPAIVRTGLGIDVQAEWIERLSERQIVLCG, from the coding sequence ATGAAACCAGTATCAATCGTGGCACATAAGATTCGCCTGCCACTGAAAAAAGTGATCAAGCACGCCTCCCATGTGCGGCACGATACCGAAAATATTATCGTGCGGGTGCAGTTGCCCGATGGCACGGGGGGCTGGGGGGAAGGTGTCCCACGCGAGTATGTCACAGGTGAAAGTGCTGATGTGGGGCTTGATCTGCTGACTCAGGCTGGAATTAGTGACCAATTGGCCCCTGTGGAATCGTTTTCGCAGGTACTGGCACTGGTGGAGAAGCTGGAATTGCCCACAGTTGCGGGTGATGACCGTCGTGTGATGGGAAATGCTGCCCGATGTGCGCTCGAATTGGCCCTGCTGGATGCCTACGGCAAAGTTTATGGCGAACCACTGTGTAATGTGGCGAAGGAACTAGCACCAGAGTTGTATCAATTTCAAAATGAAGTCTATTACAGCGGTGCGATTACTTCCGCCCGCAAAGGGTTAAAAATACGCCTGGCTTCGTGGCGAATGAGAATTTACGGTTTTCGCAGTATTAAGGTGAAAGTGGGCATGGAAGGTTACGACGACCCCAAACGATTACGGATGATTCGTAATCGCGTGGGGAAAAATGTCGCCCTGCGAGTCGATGCGAATGAAGCATGGTCACCCGATGAAGCGGTTGCAAAGATTCAGGAATTAGAACCAAGCAATCTAATATCTGTGGAACAGCCGATCCCACACGAAAATTGTGCGGCACTTCCGGCTATCCGCAAACAGGTCAAAACGCCCATCATGCTGGATGAATCACTGTGTGGGATGATTGATGCCAGAACTGCTGCGGAAAATGGTTATGCTGACGCCTTTAACCTGCGGATTTCCAAATGTGGTGGCTTGATTCCCACCATTCGGCTGGCTCAGTTTGCCCAACAGCATGGCATTCGCTACCAACTTGGCTGTCAGGTGGGGGAAAGTGCCATTCTTTCTGCTGCTGGCAGACAATTCGCCACCTGCATCAAAGATCTACTGGCAATTGAAGGTTCGTTCGATCGACACCTGGTGCAGTACCCACTCAGCAAGGAAGATATTACCTTCGGTTACGGTGGGAAAGCCCCCGCGATTGTTCGCACTGGTCTGGGAATTGATGTTCAGGCCGAATGGATTGAACGATTATCTGAGCGTCAGATTGTTTTGTGTGGTTGA
- a CDS encoding formylmethanofuran dehydrogenase subunit B has protein sequence MMTTELPQVQIYENTACTACGCVCDDIRVTISDNRVIETAHTCEIGKEWFLSQTHTNPAVAAFEGKEVLLETAIARASELLKNAKYPVIYGLSRSTTEGQRAAVHLAEQIRATIDTSAATGHAPSLMALQEVGESTCTLGEVKQRADLIVFWGCDPVTTHPRHLERYCPPRAGRKIITVDVAETPTAKVSDHYFSVSEGNDWQLLTELRALRKQPNWEGASITARHLHKLFHGSRFGIVFFGGGLVKQPFAHRTVEVLLRYTMELNDQRRFYARRLRRMGDVAGADSVLTWQTGFPFGVNFASGSPRYNPGEFTVPEMLARREPDLCLLIGSETIRDFSSAALSHLRNIPTITLDSPGTQSPVPPTIRFHTAVYGIHKQGTAYRMDEVPIPLRKIADSAYPSDYNVLRRILEYLQK, from the coding sequence ATGATGACCACTGAACTCCCCCAGGTCCAGATTTATGAAAATACTGCCTGTACCGCATGTGGGTGCGTGTGCGACGATATTCGTGTGACGATTTCTGATAATCGTGTGATCGAAACAGCCCACACCTGCGAGATTGGAAAAGAGTGGTTTTTATCACAAACACATACCAATCCAGCAGTTGCGGCATTTGAAGGTAAAGAAGTTCTGTTGGAAACGGCGATTGCTCGTGCCAGCGAACTCTTGAAGAATGCCAAATATCCGGTGATCTACGGGCTATCGCGCAGCACCACCGAAGGCCAACGTGCGGCGGTACATCTGGCAGAACAAATCCGTGCTACGATTGATACTTCTGCAGCCACCGGGCACGCACCTTCGTTGATGGCTTTACAGGAAGTGGGGGAGTCGACCTGCACATTGGGCGAAGTGAAACAGAGGGCCGACTTGATAGTGTTCTGGGGTTGCGACCCGGTGACGACGCACCCACGACATCTCGAGCGGTATTGCCCGCCTCGAGCTGGGCGAAAAATCATCACTGTTGATGTAGCCGAAACTCCCACGGCGAAGGTATCAGACCATTATTTTTCGGTCTCAGAAGGGAACGACTGGCAACTTCTCACAGAACTTAGGGCGTTGCGAAAACAGCCCAACTGGGAGGGGGCCAGCATCACCGCGAGGCATCTGCACAAACTTTTTCATGGATCGCGGTTTGGAATCGTCTTTTTTGGTGGGGGGTTGGTGAAACAGCCTTTTGCCCACCGCACAGTAGAAGTGCTGCTTCGTTACACGATGGAACTGAACGATCAGCGCCGATTTTACGCACGTCGCCTGCGCCGGATGGGCGATGTAGCTGGCGCAGATAGTGTGCTGACCTGGCAAACAGGTTTCCCATTTGGTGTGAACTTTGCATCTGGCTCCCCACGCTACAACCCGGGTGAGTTTACCGTGCCTGAGATGCTTGCCCGCCGAGAACCCGATCTATGCCTTTTAATTGGGTCAGAAACGATCAGGGATTTCAGCAGTGCCGCACTCTCCCACCTTCGAAATATCCCAACGATCACACTGGATTCGCCGGGCACGCAATCTCCCGTCCCACCCACAATCCGGTTTCATACAGCAGTTTACGGCATTCATAAGCAAGGCACGGCATACCGGATGGATGAAGTCCCAATTCCACTAAGGAAAATTGCTGATTCAGCCTATCCCAGCGACTACAATGTTCTTCGCAGGATATTGGAATACTTGCAGAAATGA
- a CDS encoding NAD-binding protein: MTGSVIICGLGKIGWRVIETFAPTGMKLVAIDDRAQPDDPRLLGVTLIRGDFRNIVNLEAAGVRTATGVLLMTSDDLHNIAATLLIRKLNPDVRIVLRMFNQNLLSRLGSTVNNVTALSVSALAAPMIAANAMARDVQASYLINGQRYEVQHSELFDNSLAVRASAGYFQKQTGLQIIWANHPPQWGWEQSPEQQFQTGNQLVLHGPPTAFDSIAASTSVKPHKAWYANRFTRWFRVLVRTAYTADRMVQIGAVLLLSVFFGSMLTFHFGLKASWPDAFIRTIGAVITGDDVSSDNYPGWGKFFVGSLRLTGTILVAAFTAILTNFLIRARLGGVLEVRRIPDAGHIVVVGLGNMGLRVAFDLHDMEEEVVVIELKADNPFVGTCRRKGIAVLTADATVTDVLKQARADQAKAIICTTNSDLANLEITLLVREMNATQRIIPLLADTTLAETARTSAQVPFALSIPELAAPAFVAALFGDQIRAVFTVEHRLLFIVELKVHDNLDSLFDQTAMAISIDYHCVPVAIVSAEGNQSAPDSAYRLKVGDTLRLIAPLDHLDRLSRRLPAPRNQQVVVQQFPLTARDYLLNQLKITFSYDDETASKTLETPPFVLANHLSLGNALAMKTHLQRDKVAVTVEPCLR, translated from the coding sequence ATGACAGGTTCCGTGATCATCTGTGGTTTGGGCAAAATTGGCTGGCGAGTTATCGAAACATTCGCCCCCACTGGCATGAAGCTGGTAGCAATTGACGATCGAGCCCAGCCCGACGACCCTAGGCTGCTTGGGGTCACACTGATACGCGGAGATTTCCGCAATATTGTCAACCTTGAAGCTGCAGGTGTCCGAACTGCAACCGGCGTCCTGTTAATGACCAGCGACGACCTTCACAATATTGCCGCCACGCTGCTGATACGCAAACTAAATCCGGACGTTCGCATTGTCTTACGTATGTTCAATCAAAACCTGCTGTCACGTCTCGGCAGTACGGTGAATAATGTTACCGCACTAAGTGTATCTGCATTGGCCGCACCGATGATTGCTGCGAACGCCATGGCCCGTGATGTCCAGGCATCTTACCTGATTAACGGCCAGCGATACGAAGTTCAACATAGTGAACTGTTCGATAATTCTTTGGCAGTACGGGCCTCCGCCGGTTATTTTCAAAAACAGACAGGCCTGCAGATTATCTGGGCCAATCATCCGCCACAGTGGGGCTGGGAACAAAGCCCAGAGCAACAATTTCAAACAGGCAATCAACTGGTGCTGCATGGCCCACCTACAGCGTTCGATTCCATCGCTGCTTCCACATCGGTAAAGCCCCACAAAGCGTGGTATGCGAATCGATTCACTCGTTGGTTCCGCGTGCTGGTGCGAACAGCCTACACCGCCGATCGGATGGTGCAGATTGGCGCGGTCTTGCTACTCTCCGTGTTCTTTGGCAGCATGCTCACCTTCCACTTTGGTCTGAAGGCAAGCTGGCCAGATGCCTTTATCCGCACTATTGGTGCCGTTATTACCGGCGACGATGTCAGCAGCGACAACTACCCCGGGTGGGGGAAATTTTTCGTAGGAAGTCTGCGCCTTACTGGTACCATCCTGGTTGCTGCCTTCACTGCGATCCTCACAAACTTCCTGATTCGGGCCCGCCTGGGTGGGGTGCTGGAGGTCAGACGCATCCCCGATGCTGGCCATATTGTCGTGGTGGGCCTCGGGAACATGGGGCTGCGTGTCGCTTTCGACCTGCATGACATGGAAGAAGAAGTCGTCGTCATTGAACTCAAAGCAGATAATCCGTTTGTGGGCACATGCCGTCGCAAAGGGATTGCCGTGCTGACTGCCGATGCCACCGTCACCGATGTCTTGAAACAGGCACGGGCGGACCAGGCAAAAGCAATTATCTGCACCACGAACTCAGACCTGGCCAACCTCGAAATTACATTGTTGGTGCGGGAAATGAACGCCACGCAACGGATCATCCCACTGCTGGCAGATACCACACTGGCAGAAACAGCCCGCACCTCGGCACAGGTGCCATTTGCCCTCAGTATTCCGGAATTGGCAGCACCTGCTTTCGTTGCAGCCCTCTTTGGCGATCAAATACGGGCTGTCTTTACGGTGGAGCATCGCCTGCTGTTTATTGTTGAACTGAAAGTCCATGACAATCTTGATTCGCTGTTTGATCAGACAGCTATGGCTATTTCGATTGATTACCACTGCGTACCCGTAGCGATCGTTTCGGCAGAAGGAAATCAATCAGCACCTGATTCAGCATACCGCCTGAAAGTTGGTGATACTTTACGGTTGATTGCTCCATTAGATCATCTGGACAGATTATCCCGTCGGCTACCAGCCCCTCGTAACCAACAGGTGGTGGTGCAGCAATTCCCACTGACAGCACGGGATTATCTGCTGAATCAGTTGAAAATCACATTCAGCTACGATGATGAAACGGCCAGCAAAACTTTGGAAACACCGCCTTTTGTACTCGCGAACCACCTCAGCCTTGGAAATGCACTGGCGATGAAAACCCACCTTCAGAGAGATAAGGTTGCGGTTACAGTGGAACCCTGCCTCCGATGA